The Candidatus Nealsonbacteria bacterium CG07_land_8_20_14_0_80_39_13 genome segment TTTTAATCCTTGTTAAGCGATTAAACCTTTGTTATCATTATATAACAATGGCAAACAATTCAGCAAATGTAAACATAGATAGGCTTCCCCCTCAAAACATTGAGGCGGAGAGTTCTTTGCTTGGATCATTGATGCTTGATAAAAACGCTATTTTCAAGGTAGTTGATTTCTTGTTGGCCAGAGATTTTTACAAAAAACAGCATCAGGATGTTTATCAGGCCTGTTTGGATCTTTTTGCAAGGACAGAGCCGATTGATATTCTGTCGGTCGCCAATAAGCTCAAAGAAAAAAACTTGCTTGATGAAATCGGTGGCAATAGCTATTTAACAGAATTAATGAATTCCGTGCCGACTGCCAGCCACGTTGCCAATTACGCTAAAATCGTCCAGAGAAAAAGGATTTTAAGGGATTTAATTGACGCTTCTTATGATATTAAATCTTTAGCTCAAGAAGAAGAGGAGGAGACAGATGTTCTTTTAGATAGAGCTGAAAAAAAAATCTTCAGTATTGCCCAGAAAAGCTTATCTCAACATTTTGTGGCCATAAAAGACACCTTGGAAGAGGCTTTTGAAAGAATAGATATGCTTTCCAAACACGAAGGCGGATTAAGGGGTGTTTCAACGGGTTTTAAGGGACTGGATAATATATTGGCCGGATTGCAGAAATCAGATTTTATTATTTTAGCCGCAAGGCCGAGTATAGGAAAAAGCGGACTGGCTGTAAATATGGCTCTCAATGTGGCTCTTAAAGAAAAGAAGCCTGTGGGGATATTTTCCTTGGAAATGTCAAAAGACCAGATAGTTGACAGGCTGATTTCCTCCATATCGGGAATAGACTTGTGGAAATTAAGAACCGGACGGCTTTCAGCAGAGGGAGAAGAAAATGATTTTACTAAAATACAAAACGCCTTAAGTATTTTATCAGAAGTTCCGATTTATATTGACGACGCTTCTTCATCCAATATCCTCCAGATGAGGGCTATGGCCAGACGTCTTCAGGCTGAAAAAGGGCTGTCTTTGTTGATTATTGATTATTTGCAACTGATGGAACCAATGCACCCTACGGCAAATTCGGTTCAACAGGTGAGTGAAATTTCCAGAGCCCTGAAGGGATTGGCCAGAGAACTTAATATTCCGGTTATGGCCCTTTCTCAATTA includes the following:
- the dnaB gene encoding replicative DNA helicase, translated to MANNSANVNIDRLPPQNIEAESSLLGSLMLDKNAIFKVVDFLLARDFYKKQHQDVYQACLDLFARTEPIDILSVANKLKEKNLLDEIGGNSYLTELMNSVPTASHVANYAKIVQRKRILRDLIDASYDIKSLAQEEEEETDVLLDRAEKKIFSIAQKSLSQHFVAIKDTLEEAFERIDMLSKHEGGLRGVSTGFKGLDNILAGLQKSDFIILAARPSIGKSGLAVNMALNVALKEKKPVGIFSLEMSKDQIVDRLISSISGIDLWKLRTGRLSAEGEENDFTKIQNALSILSEVPIYIDDASSSNILQMRAMARRLQAEKGLSLLIIDYLQLMEPMHPTANSVQQVSEISRALKGLARELNIPVMALSQLSRAVEQRSPQVPRLSDLRESGSLEQDADVVLFIYREDRYRPETSRKGIADIIIAKHRNGPVGKVELFFDERFVSFRDLEKSYGEGEGEGGGEGSELDEIFS